In one Candidatus Omnitrophota bacterium genomic region, the following are encoded:
- the lpxB gene encoding lipid-A-disaccharide synthase yields MENPKNILIVAGEASGDLHASCLVKALKNIYPQLNFFGLGGEALKKEGVNLYFNLVDLAVVGFFEVLKNLKEFREVFCGILREVDKVRPDLAILVDYPGFNLRLAGELKKRNIPIIYYISPQVWAWGENRIEIIGKLVKRMLVVFKFEEALYQKHNIPVSFVGHPLLDIVRPKVNREELFRELNLDSNRLTLALLPGSREKEVKALLPVMLDSAALISKGMGGNTQFLILRSTTVKEDLFKKMLLRHKALTLRLVSGRAYDGLAASDFALVASGTATLETAILGIPMVILYKVSFPTWAYLRMKIRIPYIGLVNVVKGEKIIEEFIQYNARPRRIAGYIIKTLKDKEKLSRIREGLSYVAASLGEKGASMKAAQIVAEMLR; encoded by the coding sequence ATGGAAAACCCAAAGAATATCCTGATCGTCGCAGGCGAGGCATCAGGAGACCTGCACGCCTCGTGCCTGGTGAAAGCCCTAAAAAATATTTACCCGCAGTTGAATTTCTTCGGCCTGGGCGGTGAGGCCTTAAAAAAAGAAGGGGTAAACCTGTATTTTAATCTGGTGGATTTGGCAGTAGTGGGGTTCTTTGAGGTCCTGAAAAACCTTAAGGAATTCCGCGAGGTCTTCTGCGGGATACTCAGGGAAGTAGATAAAGTAAGGCCCGACTTGGCCATACTGGTGGATTATCCGGGTTTTAACCTGCGCCTGGCAGGAGAACTAAAAAAAAGAAATATACCTATTATCTACTATATCAGCCCCCAGGTCTGGGCCTGGGGTGAAAATAGGATAGAGATTATCGGAAAATTGGTAAAAAGAATGCTGGTGGTCTTTAAATTTGAAGAGGCGCTTTACCAAAAACATAACATACCGGTATCCTTCGTTGGCCACCCCTTGCTGGATATTGTCAGGCCTAAGGTGAACAGGGAAGAACTTTTTAGAGAACTCAATCTAGATTCAAATCGCCTCACTCTGGCGCTCCTGCCCGGCTCAAGGGAAAAAGAAGTCAAGGCGCTCCTACCGGTAATGCTGGATAGTGCCGCTTTGATTTCTAAGGGCATGGGGGGCAATACCCAATTTTTAATCCTCAGGTCTACGACGGTAAAAGAAGATTTATTTAAAAAAATGCTTCTCCGCCATAAGGCGCTGACGCTACGGCTGGTTTCGGGCAGGGCTTACGACGGCTTAGCAGCTTCGGATTTTGCCCTGGTTGCCTCAGGGACCGCTACCTTGGAAACAGCCATACTGGGAATACCGATGGTAATTTTATACAAGGTCTCCTTCCCCACCTGGGCCTATTTGAGGATGAAAATCAGGATACCTTACATAGGTTTAGTCAATGTAGTTAAAGGAGAGAAAATCATCGAAGAATTTATACAATATAATGCCCGGCCCCGCAGAATCGCCGGTTATATAATTAAAACCCTGAAGGATAAGGAAAAATTAAGCCGGATACGGGAAGGCCTGTCTTATGTCGCTGCCTCTCTCGGAGAAAAAGGAGCAAGCATGAAAGCAGCGCAGATAGTTGCTGAAATGCTTAGGTAA
- a CDS encoding DUF1846 domain-containing protein produces the protein MVKRVGFDNEKYLKEQTAAISDRVKKFDNKLYLEFGGKLCFDYHAARVLPGYDPNVKIRLLQLLKDKIDIVLCIYAGDIEKGRVRGDFGITYDVATLKLIDDLRKWGLDIVAVVITRFTNQPTAVIFKNKLERRGVKVYLHYPIEGYPANIDLVTSEEGFGKNEYIETQKPIVIVTGPGPGSGKLATCLSQLYQEHKRRVNAGYAKFETFPIWNIPLKHPVNVAYEAATADIQDFNLVDPFHLNTYSETAINYNRDVESFPILKLILGKIFDKGAQVPMYNSPTDMGVNRAGFGIVDDAIVQEAAKQELIRRYFRYNSEYVLGIEKKETVDRVMLLMEELGVKITDRSVVEPARVAAEEAEAKAQGNAGIYCGAAIELKDGRIITGKNSHLMHAASSLILNATKVLANIPDEILLLSPHIINQISKLKEGILNAESESLDLEETLIALSISATTNHTAELAMKKLVELKGCEVHTTHIPTPGDEVGLKRLGVNLTTDGKFSSRNLFVT, from the coding sequence ATGGTTAAGAGAGTAGGTTTTGATAATGAGAAGTACCTCAAAGAGCAGACTGCCGCGATTTCAGATAGGGTAAAAAAGTTCGATAATAAATTATATCTGGAATTTGGCGGAAAGCTCTGTTTTGATTATCACGCCGCGCGCGTCCTGCCCGGATATGACCCCAATGTCAAAATAAGGCTATTGCAGTTATTAAAGGATAAAATAGATATTGTCCTGTGTATCTATGCCGGAGACATTGAGAAAGGAAGGGTAAGGGGGGATTTCGGGATAACTTACGATGTTGCTACTTTAAAGTTAATCGATGATTTGAGAAAATGGGGGCTGGATATTGTTGCGGTGGTAATCACGCGTTTTACCAACCAGCCCACGGCAGTTATCTTTAAGAATAAATTAGAACGCCGGGGCGTAAAGGTCTATCTGCATTACCCTATAGAAGGATATCCTGCCAATATAGATTTAGTGACTAGCGAGGAGGGTTTCGGTAAAAACGAATATATAGAAACCCAAAAGCCGATTGTTATAGTAACCGGCCCGGGCCCGGGGAGCGGGAAACTGGCTACCTGCCTCTCGCAGTTATACCAGGAGCACAAGCGCAGGGTAAACGCCGGCTACGCAAAATTTGAAACTTTTCCTATTTGGAATATCCCGCTCAAACATCCGGTTAACGTTGCCTATGAAGCAGCCACCGCCGACATACAGGATTTTAATTTAGTAGATCCTTTTCATCTGAATACTTATAGCGAAACCGCTATAAATTATAACCGTGACGTAGAGAGTTTTCCTATACTGAAATTGATCCTGGGCAAGATTTTCGATAAAGGCGCGCAGGTACCTATGTATAATTCGCCTACGGATATGGGGGTTAACCGTGCGGGTTTCGGTATTGTGGATGATGCCATAGTGCAGGAGGCGGCAAAACAGGAATTAATCCGCAGGTATTTCAGGTATAACTCAGAATATGTTTTGGGCATAGAAAAGAAAGAGACAGTAGACAGGGTGATGCTTTTGATGGAAGAGCTAGGCGTTAAGATTACGGACCGCTCTGTCGTAGAACCGGCCAGGGTTGCTGCTGAAGAGGCAGAAGCCAAAGCTCAGGGCAATGCCGGCATATATTGCGGGGCTGCCATAGAGTTAAAAGACGGCCGGATTATCACCGGTAAAAATTCCCACCTGATGCATGCTGCTTCAAGCCTGATATTGAACGCCACAAAGGTCCTGGCCAATATTCCCGACGAAATACTCCTGCTTTCTCCGCATATCATAAACCAGATCTCCAAGTTAAAAGAAGGGATCTTAAATGCCGAATCCGAGAGTTTGGATTTAGAGGAGACTTTAATTGCCCTCTCCATCAGCGCCACCACCAACCATACCGCAGAATTAGCCATGAAAAAGCTGGTAGAATTAAAAGGCTGCGAAGTGCACACAACGCACATCCCTACCCCCGGAGATGAGGTCGGCTTAAAAAGGTTAGGCGTGAACTTGACTACCGACGGTAAATTTTCGTCCCGTAATCTCTTCGTAACTTAA
- a CDS encoding Gfo/Idh/MocA family oxidoreductase — protein MDRIKVGVVGVGHLGSIHAKLYREIESCSLAAVCDTDKARLEEISSNLNVPGYADYQELFGKVDAVSIAAPTKEHHKIASDFLRHKIHTLVEKPFTTNLKEADSLISLARRNKLILQVGHVERFNSAFAATLKLIKDPQFIECHRLSPFPRRSLDIGVVLDLMIHDIDIVLGLVNSQIKKIEAVGIPVLTPLEDIANARLTFKNGCVCNLTASRVSDEAMRKIRIFFKNTYISLDYKNEEAFVYKKTDSSISKEALPIEKEQPLKKELSAFIDCVAQNRVPLVSGEVAREALRVAFEISKQIWKTQRIS, from the coding sequence ATGGATAGAATAAAAGTTGGGGTTGTAGGAGTGGGGCATCTGGGCAGTATACATGCCAAGCTCTACCGCGAAATTGAATCCTGTTCTCTGGCAGCGGTCTGCGATACGGATAAGGCGCGGCTGGAGGAAATATCCTCCAATCTCAATGTCCCCGGCTATGCCGATTATCAGGAGCTCTTTGGCAAGGTTGATGCCGTAAGTATTGCAGCACCCACTAAAGAGCATCATAAAATAGCTTCAGACTTCCTCAGGCATAAGATACATACCCTGGTTGAAAAACCCTTTACTACTAACCTCAAGGAAGCTGATTCCCTAATCAGTCTGGCCCGGAGAAATAAGCTCATCCTGCAGGTTGGCCATGTGGAGAGATTTAACTCTGCCTTTGCCGCCACCCTCAAGCTCATCAAAGACCCCCAGTTTATTGAATGCCACAGGCTGAGCCCCTTTCCCCGCCGGTCCCTGGATATAGGCGTAGTCTTAGACCTGATGATCCACGATATAGATATCGTCCTGGGGCTGGTGAATTCGCAGATAAAGAAAATTGAGGCAGTAGGCATCCCGGTCCTGACCCCGCTTGAGGATATTGCCAATGCCCGCCTTACCTTTAAGAATGGCTGCGTGTGTAATTTGACTGCCAGCCGCGTCTCCGATGAAGCGATGCGTAAAATCCGCATTTTCTTTAAGAATACCTACATATCCCTGGATTACAAGAACGAAGAGGCCTTTGTCTATAAAAAAACGGATTCCTCTATTTCTAAAGAAGCCCTGCCCATAGAAAAAGAACAACCCCTGAAAAAAGAACTCTCCGCTTTTATCGACTGCGTAGCGCAAAACAGAGTGCCGCTTGTTTCCGGCGAGGTAGCCAGAGAAGCGTTGAGAGTCGCCTTTGAAATCTCCAAACAAATATGGAAAACCCAAAGAATATCCTGA
- a CDS encoding MBL fold metallo-hydrolase: MPITIKFLGGVRTVTGSSHLASTDKAEVLIDAGLFHGHRDAFYRVNTTFNYNPRKINALVLSHAHIDHCGNIPSLIKQGLRCRIYTTSATRDLARLMLEDSGKIQEEDVRYVNKINKRLGLPLRKPLYTRKEALKAMSRFRAISYAQKFCVAGDIFVTFYDAGHILGSSIIVLDIKDGAKAVRLGYAVDLGRKNLPLLNDPVVPPGLDYLILESTYGGRLHAPIEQARARLKDAINGTVGRKGKILIPAFTLERTQEVIYFLNELLKEKAIAPIPVYVDSPLALGITDLFKYHSSYLNEQTRQDMRQGNNPFEFLNLKFIRDQNESKALNNDKRPMIIIAGSGMCESGRILHHLKNNIEDSRNTILVVGYMAADTLGKKIVDKARFVHIFGVEYELNAEVIVINAFSGHADKNGLVDFVSRCLPLKRIFLVHADPGQSQALFEILTQQGLAAYLPEKNEEILLN; the protein is encoded by the coding sequence GTGCCTATAACCATAAAATTTTTAGGCGGAGTAAGGACCGTTACGGGCTCAAGCCACTTAGCCTCAACAGATAAGGCCGAGGTCCTTATTGATGCCGGGCTCTTCCATGGGCATCGCGATGCCTTTTATCGGGTGAATACTACTTTCAACTATAATCCGCGCAAAATAAATGCCCTGGTTTTATCCCACGCCCACATTGACCATTGCGGCAACATACCCAGCTTGATAAAGCAGGGCCTGCGCTGCAGGATATATACTACATCTGCTACCCGGGATTTAGCCAGGTTGATGCTGGAAGATTCAGGCAAAATCCAGGAAGAAGATGTCCGTTATGTCAATAAAATCAATAAAAGGCTGGGGTTGCCTTTACGCAAACCTCTTTACACCCGCAAAGAAGCATTAAAAGCCATGTCCAGATTCAGGGCCATTTCTTATGCGCAAAAATTTTGCGTGGCAGGAGATATCTTTGTTACTTTTTATGACGCCGGGCACATTTTAGGTTCAAGCATTATCGTCCTGGATATAAAAGACGGCGCAAAGGCCGTGAGGTTAGGTTATGCCGTGGACTTAGGCAGGAAGAATTTGCCTTTGCTTAATGACCCGGTAGTGCCGCCGGGGTTAGATTATTTGATTCTGGAGAGCACTTACGGCGGCAGGCTCCATGCGCCCATAGAGCAGGCAAGGGCCAGGCTCAAAGATGCGATTAACGGCACTGTGGGGCGTAAAGGAAAAATCCTTATTCCCGCCTTTACCCTTGAACGCACGCAAGAAGTCATCTATTTTTTAAACGAACTCTTAAAAGAGAAAGCTATAGCGCCTATACCCGTGTATGTGGATAGCCCTCTGGCCCTGGGTATAACCGATTTATTCAAATACCACTCTTCTTACCTGAATGAACAGACCCGTCAGGATATGCGTCAGGGTAATAATCCCTTTGAATTCCTGAACCTTAAATTTATCCGCGACCAGAATGAATCAAAGGCATTGAATAACGATAAGCGGCCGATGATTATCATTGCCGGTTCGGGTATGTGCGAATCCGGGAGGATCCTGCACCACTTAAAGAACAATATCGAGGATTCCCGCAATACCATTTTGGTCGTAGGTTATATGGCAGCCGATACCCTGGGTAAAAAAATTGTAGATAAGGCGCGTTTTGTGCATATATTCGGGGTGGAATATGAACTCAATGCCGAGGTGATAGTCATTAATGCCTTCTCCGGCCATGCCGATAAAAACGGGTTAGTGGATTTTGTTTCGCGCTGCCTTCCTTTAAAGCGGATATTTTTAGTCCACGCTGACCCCGGCCAATCTCAGGCCCTATTTGAGATACTTACCCAACAGGGGCTGGCTGCTTATCTTCCCGAAAAGAACGAAGAAATCTTGCTTAATTAA
- a CDS encoding M48 family metallopeptidase → MSGPGDDNLLNKAKRYSSLKYSLALLDIVYVIALLLIFLGLGISKGLAETLSNFTQSQYIVVPLFILIVSLAYYLLSFPLNFYSSYILEHKFSLSRQKLGDWFLDQAKAGIISYLIGLIFISVLYYVLKCYVFSWWWIISFIWIFFSLILARLTPVVIIPLFFKYKKLSDDNLRQRILRLADKMRIRGLDVFEIDFSKKTQKANAAFVGVGRTKRVILADTLRDKYSPDEIEVILAHEFAHYRLRHLLKLILVSSLATLLTFYFIFKTSNYLLGLFGLSSLLDIAALPVIFLYWIIFGIITQPLNNYISRRLERNADALALETTGLKEAFISTMDKLCEQNLADRKPHPLIKFFFFDHPPIDERITLAKGQVQS, encoded by the coding sequence GTGTCCGGCCCAGGTGATGATAATCTTTTAAATAAGGCCAAGAGATATTCTTCCCTCAAGTATAGCCTGGCCCTTTTGGATATAGTTTATGTTATCGCGCTACTTTTAATATTTTTAGGGCTGGGCATATCCAAGGGCCTGGCAGAGACGCTCAGCAATTTTACTCAGAGTCAATATATCGTCGTCCCGCTCTTTATCCTCATAGTCTCACTTGCCTATTATCTGCTTAGCTTTCCTTTAAATTTTTATTCCTCGTATATACTGGAACATAAATTTTCCCTCTCCCGGCAGAAATTAGGGGATTGGTTCCTGGATCAGGCCAAGGCAGGCATTATTTCTTATCTCATCGGCCTCATCTTTATTTCTGTATTGTATTATGTATTGAAGTGTTATGTCTTTAGCTGGTGGTGGATTATTTCTTTTATCTGGATATTCTTCAGCCTGATTTTAGCCAGGCTTACGCCTGTTGTGATTATACCTTTATTTTTCAAATATAAGAAACTCTCAGACGATAATCTCCGGCAGCGGATTCTACGCCTGGCAGATAAGATGAGAATCAGAGGGCTTGATGTCTTTGAGATAGACTTCAGTAAAAAAACGCAAAAAGCAAATGCTGCTTTTGTCGGAGTCGGCAGGACAAAACGGGTGATATTGGCGGATACGTTAAGGGATAAATATAGCCCTGATGAAATTGAGGTTATCCTGGCGCATGAATTCGCGCATTACAGGTTAAGGCACCTGCTTAAGCTTATTCTGGTCAGTTCTTTAGCTACGCTGCTGACATTTTATTTTATATTTAAAACCAGTAATTATCTCCTGGGCCTGTTTGGTTTATCTTCCTTATTGGATATTGCGGCACTGCCGGTTATTTTTCTCTATTGGATTATATTCGGGATAATCACGCAGCCCTTGAATAACTATATCAGCCGCAGATTAGAAAGGAATGCGGATGCCCTGGCGTTAGAAACGACCGGATTAAAAGAGGCCTTTATTTCTACTATGGATAAACTCTGTGAACAGAATCTTGCCGATAGAAAACCCCACCCGCTGATCAAGTTTTTTTTCTTTGACCACCCGCCCATCGATGAACGCATAACTCTTGCAAAGGGACAGGTACAATCTTAG
- the gdhA gene encoding NADP-specific glutamate dehydrogenase gives MSKKIEEFMAGVTARDSGQPEFHQAVREVAESVMPFIEKNPKYEKAKVLERMVEPERVIMFRVPWLDDRGEIQVNRGYRIEMNSAIGPYKGGLRFHPSVNLSILKFLAFEQVFKNSLTTLPMGGGKGGSDFDPKGKSDNEVMRFCQSFMTELFRHIGADTDVPAGDIGVGGREIGFLFGQYKRLRNEFTGVLTGKGLSWGGSLIRPEATGYGCVYFVQEMLKTKGESLKGKVCAVSGSGNVAQYTVEKLIDLGAKVVTLSDSNGYIQDKGGIDKKELACIMELKNVKRGRIKECAKEFKCEYFEGKKPWAVKCDVAFPCATQNEIDENDAKMLVKNGCIAVGEGANMPTTPEGVEVFQKAKILYAPGKASNAGGVATSGLEMTQNSMRLSWGREEVDSRLHDIMIAIHEQCVKYGKETSYIDYVKGANIAGFVKVADAMLEQGLV, from the coding sequence ATGTCTAAGAAAATCGAAGAGTTTATGGCAGGAGTAACTGCAAGAGATTCCGGCCAGCCGGAATTCCATCAGGCAGTGCGGGAGGTGGCAGAATCAGTGATGCCTTTTATTGAAAAGAACCCCAAATATGAAAAAGCCAAAGTTTTAGAGAGGATGGTAGAGCCGGAGCGCGTAATTATGTTCCGCGTGCCCTGGTTAGATGATAGGGGCGAGATTCAGGTGAACAGAGGCTACCGTATTGAAATGAATAGCGCTATCGGCCCTTATAAAGGCGGCCTGCGTTTTCATCCCAGCGTAAACTTGAGTATTTTGAAATTTTTGGCATTTGAACAGGTCTTTAAGAATAGCCTGACTACTTTACCTATGGGCGGTGGAAAAGGCGGCTCTGACTTCGACCCTAAGGGTAAATCCGATAACGAAGTAATGAGGTTCTGCCAGAGTTTTATGACCGAACTTTTTAGGCATATCGGAGCGGATACGGATGTGCCTGCCGGCGATATCGGCGTGGGCGGCCGCGAGATCGGATTCCTGTTCGGGCAATACAAAAGGTTACGTAACGAGTTTACCGGCGTGCTTACCGGCAAGGGCCTGAGCTGGGGCGGAAGCCTTATTCGCCCTGAGGCTACTGGTTATGGCTGCGTTTATTTTGTCCAGGAGATGCTTAAGACAAAGGGAGAGTCTCTAAAAGGAAAGGTCTGCGCTGTTTCCGGTTCCGGTAATGTTGCCCAATACACTGTGGAAAAACTGATTGATTTAGGGGCAAAGGTAGTAACACTCTCTGATTCCAATGGTTACATTCAGGATAAGGGCGGAATCGACAAAAAGGAATTGGCCTGTATTATGGAACTGAAGAATGTTAAGCGCGGCCGCATCAAAGAATGCGCCAAGGAGTTTAAGTGCGAATATTTTGAAGGCAAGAAACCCTGGGCTGTAAAATGCGACGTAGCTTTCCCCTGCGCTACCCAGAATGAGATTGATGAGAACGATGCCAAGATGCTGGTGAAGAATGGCTGTATTGCCGTTGGCGAGGGCGCAAATATGCCGACTACTCCGGAAGGAGTGGAGGTATTTCAAAAGGCCAAGATTTTATATGCTCCGGGCAAAGCGTCTAATGCCGGAGGTGTGGCAACTTCTGGCCTGGAGATGACCCAGAACAGCATGCGTTTATCCTGGGGGCGTGAAGAAGTGGATAGCAGGCTGCACGATATTATGATTGCTATCCATGAACAGTGCGTTAAATATGGTAAAGAAACCAGCTACATCGACTACGTAAAGGGCGCAAATATCGCCGGGTTTGTAAAAGTAGCTGATGCTATGCTCGAGCAGGGGTTGGTATAA
- a CDS encoding HD domain-containing protein, translating to MKIDPTKTVSELINTISYVTNIEGKKNIYHAWRVAIISAKLARKKTDTRLLKCVFYASLLHDIGGVGFPFHIIHYLKRKDKTSRNILLSHPIIGAQLVSNIPQMNEIARLILDHHEWINGAGYPRAKIKKYIPLGSQIIRMGDAIDILLQTGRYRNLKKMEDKLSLNIGKEYSQDLFDAGLKALKEDRLFHQITGRRNTDSIFKKTSAAVGLIPIPFKIDAIGKTLEFVAQIIDMRHPYSAGHSLRVSRYALAIALAMRLEHDEVTRIKWAGLIHDIGKINISRYIMNKPTKLTEKEFLEVKKHASHTRKIMGMLPSLKEIVEIASDHHEYFNGSGYPQGLKGNEAPLGARILVVCDAFDAMTSNRPYRTSLTPSEACQEIKRLAGQQFDPEIAKISIPLFKNLGL from the coding sequence ATGAAGATAGACCCCACTAAAACCGTAAGCGAATTAATCAACACTATTTCTTATGTAACCAACATTGAAGGCAAAAAAAATATCTATCATGCCTGGCGCGTCGCCATAATATCGGCAAAGCTCGCCCGTAAAAAAACGGATACCCGCCTTTTAAAATGCGTCTTCTATGCCAGCCTCCTGCATGATATCGGCGGAGTGGGGTTTCCCTTTCATATAATCCATTATCTCAAACGTAAGGATAAGACGAGCAGGAATATACTTTTGTCTCATCCTATCATCGGCGCGCAGCTGGTATCCAATATCCCCCAGATGAATGAAATAGCAAGGCTAATCCTTGACCATCACGAATGGATAAACGGCGCAGGTTACCCCCGGGCAAAAATAAAGAAATATATTCCTCTCGGTTCCCAGATAATCAGGATGGGTGATGCTATAGATATCCTCCTGCAGACAGGCCGCTACCGTAATTTAAAAAAGATGGAGGATAAGCTTTCTTTAAATATCGGGAAAGAGTATTCTCAGGATTTATTCGACGCCGGATTAAAGGCATTGAAAGAGGACAGGCTATTCCATCAAATAACCGGCCGGCGTAACACAGATTCAATCTTTAAGAAAACGAGCGCTGCGGTTGGGCTTATCCCCATACCTTTTAAAATTGATGCCATCGGCAAAACCCTGGAGTTTGTGGCGCAGATTATCGATATGCGCCACCCCTATTCTGCCGGGCATTCACTGCGCGTTTCGCGCTATGCCCTGGCGATTGCCTTAGCTATGAGACTGGAACACGATGAAGTAACCCGGATAAAATGGGCAGGGCTTATACACGATATCGGCAAAATCAATATCTCCCGTTACATCATGAATAAGCCTACGAAACTTACCGAGAAGGAATTCCTGGAAGTTAAAAAACACGCCTCGCATACCCGTAAGATTATGGGGATGCTGCCCAGCTTAAAAGAAATTGTGGAGATTGCTTCAGACCACCATGAATACTTTAACGGTTCAGGTTATCCTCAAGGGCTAAAAGGTAACGAGGCACCCTTAGGCGCCAGGATCCTGGTTGTCTGCGACGCCTTTGATGCCATGACCTCAAACCGGCCTTACCGCACCTCCCTTACTCCTAGCGAAGCCTGCCAGGAAATCAAGAGGCTCGCCGGACAGCAGTTTGACCCTGAGATTGCTAAAATCTCCATCCCCTTATTCAAAAACCTCGGCCTTTAG
- a CDS encoding 50S ribosomal protein L27, producing the protein MAGGKSTPKKDKALKVSGGKIVKTGEILARGINTYKAGQNVRGRGTLFALCPGKIHFTKKKTSHGRPRTFINIMPVNEKSVK; encoded by the coding sequence ATGGCAGGCGGAAAATCAACGCCCAAGAAAGATAAGGCGCTTAAGGTATCCGGAGGAAAAATAGTCAAGACAGGCGAAATCCTGGCCAGGGGAATTAATACTTATAAGGCAGGCCAGAACGTCAGGGGAAGGGGTACACTTTTTGCCCTCTGCCCGGGGAAAATTCATTTTACGAAAAAAAAGACCAGTCACGGCAGGCCCCGGACCTTTATCAATATCATGCCGGTTAACGAAAAATCCGTTAAATAG
- a CDS encoding ABC transporter ATP-binding protein, whose translation MQNYRRLFKFARPYYGLLLVSGLFMGVVTLLDVFRLSAIVPIVDRVFTNRAITFTHGKLPAFLENILNHLNAITPLQVLYVLLIVVPIALFIRAIFEFLQSYIMSDVGQKVIRDVRNLIYDKLQSLSLDYFTQKRSGELISRITNDVKLIENAVSYALTDIIYQSSQVACFAFLTFFINWRMALISIIVLPLVAIPIVVVGKVLRNLSKRSQEKMADINSLLVETFGGVRIIRAFCAEAREIAKFKKQNHDYYRLAMKSIKRMLILGITTELIGVAMALFIIYYSGRQVIEGRISFGAFALFMAALLSLIRPFKKLSQVSSIMQQAMAASTRIYEVLDTPPSIEDKADAQELSVFKNSIVYEGVYFSYGNQEILKGINLRISMGEILAVVGPSGVGKTTLVDLIPRFYDPQKGRILVDGIDIKELTLKSLRRQIGMVTQEIILFNDTIKANILYGKPDASESEIEQAARQAYAHDFIRKLPNGYETAIGDRGMKLSGGERQRIAIARALLKNPPILILDEATSQLDSESERLVQEALDRLMQGRTVFVIAHRLSTVRNAHRIIVLDRGMIVQEGRHSELLERDGLYKKLYELQEIEK comes from the coding sequence ATGCAGAATTACCGCAGGTTATTTAAGTTCGCCAGGCCATATTATGGGCTGCTTCTTGTTTCAGGGTTATTTATGGGCGTGGTTACGTTGCTGGACGTCTTCCGTTTAAGCGCCATTGTCCCTATTGTAGACAGGGTCTTTACCAATAGGGCCATAACTTTTACCCACGGTAAATTGCCCGCCTTTTTAGAGAATATTTTAAACCACTTAAATGCCATTACGCCGTTACAGGTGCTCTACGTGTTGTTAATTGTAGTGCCTATAGCGCTTTTTATCAGGGCTATTTTTGAGTTTTTGCAGTCCTATATTATGTCTGACGTGGGCCAGAAGGTCATCCGGGACGTCAGGAACCTCATTTACGATAAATTGCAGAGTTTATCCCTGGATTATTTCACCCAGAAAAGAAGCGGGGAATTAATCTCGCGTATTACCAATGACGTCAAGCTTATAGAAAACGCCGTATCTTATGCGCTTACGGATATTATCTATCAGTCTTCGCAGGTCGCCTGCTTTGCGTTTCTGACCTTTTTTATCAACTGGCGGATGGCCTTGATTTCTATTATTGTCTTGCCTTTGGTAGCTATCCCCATTGTAGTAGTAGGTAAAGTATTGCGAAACTTAAGTAAGCGTTCCCAGGAAAAGATGGCGGATATAAATTCCCTTTTAGTAGAAACATTCGGGGGGGTGAGGATTATCCGGGCATTCTGCGCCGAGGCCAGGGAAATCGCCAAATTCAAAAAACAGAATCATGATTATTACCGCCTGGCCATGAAATCTATCAAGCGGATGCTTATTTTAGGCATTACTACGGAGTTAATCGGCGTGGCCATGGCGCTCTTTATTATATACTATAGCGGCAGGCAGGTTATCGAAGGCAGGATTTCTTTCGGCGCGTTTGCTTTATTTATGGCTGCCTTACTTTCTTTAATCCGGCCTTTTAAAAAATTAAGCCAGGTTAGTTCTATTATGCAGCAGGCAATGGCAGCGAGTACGCGTATCTACGAGGTATTAGATACGCCCCCCAGCATTGAAGATAAAGCGGATGCGCAGGAGCTTTCTGTTTTTAAAAACAGCATAGTTTACGAAGGCGTTTATTTTAGTTATGGGAACCAGGAGATTTTAAAAGGAATAAACCTGCGGATAAGCATGGGGGAGATCCTGGCTGTAGTCGGCCCCAGCGGCGTAGGGAAGACGACATTAGTAGACCTCATCCCGCGTTTCTATGACCCCCAAAAAGGCAGGATTCTTGTTGACGGCATAGATATAAAGGAGTTGACACTTAAATCCCTGCGCAGGCAGATAGGTATGGTGACGCAGGAAATCATACTCTTTAACGATACGATAAAAGCCAATATCCTCTATGGTAAGCCGGATGCCTCCGAGAGTGAAATAGAGCAGGCAGCCAGGCAGGCATATGCGCACGATTTTATCCGGAAATTACCTAATGGTTACGAAACAGCCATCGGCGATAGGGGGATGAAGCTTTCCGGAGGAGAACGCCAGAGGATAGCTATTGCCCGGGCACTCTTAAAGAATCCGCCTATTTTAATCCTCGATGAGGCGACTTCCCAGTTGGATTCTGAGTCAGAACGCTTGGTGCAGGAGGCCTTGGACCGGCTTATGCAGGGCCGCACGGTATTTGTAATCGCGCACCGGCTCTCTACGGTGAGGAACGCCCACAGGATAATCGTCCTAGATAGGGGCATGATTGTCCAGGAAGGCAGGCATAGTGAGCTCTTGGAAAGGGATGGCCTGTACAAGAAGCTTTACGAGCTGCAGGAGATAGAAAAATAA